A stretch of the Flavobacterium aquiphilum genome encodes the following:
- a CDS encoding c-type cytochrome, giving the protein MKAVIKVLVVFALLIVSGTKSIAQEISWVAPEYSSSLVNPFVGNQKATNEGKVIFEQMCVLCHGAKGQGNGEAGLTLQPHPANFLALNVKNETDGAIFWKITNGKAPMATYFELLTDDQRWKLVNYIRELEKK; this is encoded by the coding sequence ATGAAAGCAGTAATCAAAGTTTTGGTAGTATTTGCTTTACTAATTGTGTCAGGTACAAAAAGTATAGCTCAAGAAATAAGCTGGGTAGCACCAGAGTATTCAAGTTCTTTAGTAAACCCATTTGTAGGAAATCAGAAGGCTACTAATGAAGGTAAAGTAATTTTCGAACAAATGTGTGTTTTGTGTCACGGTGCGAAGGGTCAGGGAAATGGAGAAGCAGGTCTTACTTTACAGCCTCACCCCGCTAATTTTTTAGCTTTGAATGTAAAAAATGAAACTGATGGTGCTATTTTTTGGAAGATAACGAATGGAAAGGCCCCGATGGCAACTTATTTTGAACTATTAACAGATGACCAAAGATGGAAATTGGTCAATTATATACGAGAATTAGAAAAAAAATAA